A region of Fibrobacter succinogenes subsp. succinogenes S85 DNA encodes the following proteins:
- a CDS encoding response regulator, whose protein sequence is MARNRDYIKDITLAMANKLDDIFSNSLKSVEALAKLSSNDIRDGQMNSVFLAELEKMIQFDHLNFTDSSGMTLKTTGEKVYSGNKWYFTDGIKGNSGIFVMMPTNTSMAYILFYAPVYIQGKIVGILSTSFDENSIKRFLDYKVYGAHASAGIVNTEGKSLIALESMKMQQTSIQGLSKDNFRKFLYTSKFDEENRNNIIRAYATRTPSSYKFNGNTDEIQGYIAPLRTVPLSVYSNFPTEASRSLYSMGIQAGRMLQALLILIFAGYIIYLMIVQLLIRRNEARQNRLANYIAKAENAIARAMIYVDAENGTFEDLSIKPMPFPKTGQLDNLVEGFIQYNDDMQNGDDFRTFFNVTIKERKVLNYIPSVVFCSTKPNGKKEYITMVYIPVEVKKDVVYKGIILFRNITSEKSKEIEANRKLSQALNAAREASNAKTTFLFNMSHDIRTPMNAVMGFTAMAKKHIEEKETIKKYLDKIDIAGKQLLSLVNQVLEMSRIESGKIILSEQKCNLENVIKALSTTYGSHAETKGILFTATITNLEHKMVLIDSDRINQIAANIIGNAIKYTNENGSIMCTLEEEKCDREGYGMYTLVVEDSGIGMSSDFIEHIYDEFTRESSTTVSRIQGTGLGMTIVKKLTDIMNGTIKIDSKKGQGTKIAVSIPMKWCKDLSPETAEQKTVTTIPLKDMKVLLVEDNEMNREIAEEILTENGLVVDTANDGDIAVDKVRRAPPGAYNLILMDVQMPRMNGYDATKAIRKLEDPQKSKVPIIAMTANAFEEDKKNALAAGMNGHLAKPIDVQKLIQTLTNFR, encoded by the coding sequence ATGGCTCGAAACAGGGACTATATCAAAGATATAACCCTAGCCATGGCAAACAAGCTGGACGATATTTTCTCGAACTCGCTCAAATCGGTCGAAGCCCTCGCCAAACTCAGCTCCAACGATATCCGAGACGGCCAAATGAACTCTGTTTTCCTGGCAGAATTAGAAAAGATGATCCAGTTTGACCACTTGAACTTTACTGATTCCAGCGGAATGACTTTAAAAACAACCGGAGAAAAGGTCTATTCCGGCAACAAGTGGTATTTCACCGACGGCATAAAAGGCAATAGCGGCATATTCGTCATGATGCCCACAAATACGTCCATGGCGTACATTTTGTTCTACGCCCCCGTCTACATTCAAGGAAAAATTGTCGGCATCCTCTCTACCTCGTTTGACGAAAATTCAATCAAGAGGTTCCTAGACTACAAAGTCTACGGCGCACACGCATCTGCCGGAATCGTAAATACAGAAGGCAAAAGCCTTATCGCCCTTGAATCCATGAAAATGCAACAAACTTCAATTCAAGGACTTTCCAAAGACAATTTCAGAAAATTCCTGTACACCTCAAAATTTGACGAAGAAAACAGAAACAACATTATCCGCGCTTATGCAACTAGAACCCCGTCCAGCTACAAGTTCAACGGGAACACCGATGAGATTCAAGGCTACATCGCACCACTACGTACAGTTCCACTGAGCGTTTATTCAAACTTTCCGACAGAAGCGTCTAGAAGCCTCTATTCTATGGGCATTCAAGCTGGCCGAATGTTACAGGCCTTGCTTATCCTCATATTTGCAGGCTACATCATCTACCTGATGATTGTGCAGCTCCTGATTAGGCGCAACGAAGCACGTCAGAACAGGCTTGCAAACTACATCGCCAAGGCTGAAAATGCAATCGCAAGGGCCATGATTTACGTTGACGCCGAAAACGGCACCTTCGAAGACCTGTCTATTAAGCCAATGCCGTTCCCTAAGACTGGGCAACTTGATAATCTCGTAGAAGGTTTTATCCAATACAACGACGACATGCAGAACGGTGATGATTTTAGGACTTTCTTCAACGTCACCATCAAGGAACGCAAGGTCCTCAACTATATTCCAAGTGTTGTATTCTGTAGCACAAAACCCAATGGGAAAAAAGAATACATCACTATGGTTTATATTCCCGTTGAAGTCAAGAAAGATGTTGTCTACAAAGGAATTATTTTATTTAGAAACATTACCTCAGAAAAATCTAAAGAAATTGAAGCCAACCGCAAGCTTTCTCAGGCATTGAACGCCGCACGCGAAGCAAGCAACGCCAAGACGACATTCCTGTTCAACATGTCGCACGATATCCGAACACCGATGAATGCAGTCATGGGCTTTACTGCGATGGCCAAAAAGCACATCGAAGAAAAAGAAACAATCAAGAAATACCTAGATAAAATTGACATTGCCGGGAAACAGCTTTTATCACTTGTGAACCAGGTTCTTGAAATGTCCCGCATTGAATCCGGGAAAATCATCCTGAGCGAACAGAAATGCAATCTTGAAAACGTCATCAAGGCGTTGTCAACAACATATGGTTCACATGCCGAAACTAAAGGGATCCTGTTCACAGCGACAATTACCAACCTCGAGCACAAGATGGTCCTCATCGATAGCGACCGTATCAACCAAATTGCAGCAAACATTATCGGAAACGCTATCAAGTACACGAACGAAAACGGCTCAATCATGTGTACGCTTGAAGAGGAAAAATGCGACCGTGAAGGTTACGGAATGTACACACTTGTCGTTGAAGATTCCGGCATCGGCATGAGCTCAGACTTTATAGAACACATTTACGATGAATTTACACGAGAAAGCTCCACTACGGTAAGCCGCATCCAAGGCACAGGTCTTGGCATGACAATCGTGAAAAAGCTCACGGACATCATGAACGGCACTATCAAAATTGACTCGAAGAAAGGGCAAGGGACAAAGATTGCCGTCAGTATCCCGATGAAGTGGTGCAAGGACCTCAGCCCCGAGACTGCGGAGCAGAAAACGGTTACAACCATTCCGCTCAAGGACATGAAGGTGCTACTCGTCGAAGACAACGAAATGAACCGCGAAATTGCCGAAGAAATCCTGACAGAAAACGGTCTAGTGGTCGATACAGCAAATGACGGAGATATCGCAGTCGACAAAGTGCGCAGGGCTCCCCCTGGGGCTTACAATCTCATTTTGATGGACGTGCAGATGCCCCGAATGAACGGATATGACGCGACCAAGGCCATCCGTAAACTGGAAGACCCGCAAAAGTCCAAAGTTCCAATTATCGCAATGACTGCGAACGCTTTTGAAGAAGACAAGAAAAACGCCCTTGCTGCAGGTATGAACGGCCATTTGGCAAAACCGATAGACGTCCAAAAGCTTATACAAACGCTGACGAATTTCAGATAA
- a CDS encoding PadR family transcriptional regulator — MNRYDLVLLGLILEHERSGYDIITEIRDRELDRWAKISTSTVYNRLITLEKNECIVGHSERDGNRPERMVFNITDKGREVLRKEVLKHLTGFNDDPRTLGFAFLYGAENKEVIRTLEVHERRLVQEIENLEKMIAEEPRPTLYPEGPFLNCMSRDHILVELKYVRAAIGILRDPVRSKKLGGYFYINFGNRDFEKFDE; from the coding sequence ATGAACCGTTACGATCTTGTATTGCTCGGCCTCATTCTGGAACATGAACGCAGTGGGTACGATATAATCACGGAAATTCGTGATCGTGAACTCGACCGCTGGGCGAAGATTAGCACATCGACCGTTTATAACAGACTGATAACGCTCGAAAAGAACGAGTGCATCGTCGGTCATTCGGAACGCGACGGAAACCGCCCGGAACGCATGGTGTTCAACATCACGGACAAGGGTAGGGAAGTGCTGCGCAAGGAAGTCCTCAAGCATTTGACCGGATTCAACGACGATCCGCGTACGCTTGGTTTTGCTTTCCTTTACGGTGCCGAAAACAAGGAAGTTATCCGCACGCTCGAAGTACATGAACGTAGACTGGTTCAGGAAATCGAAAATCTTGAAAAGATGATTGCCGAAGAACCGCGCCCGACGCTTTACCCGGAGGGACCGTTCCTTAACTGCATGAGCCGTGACCACATCTTGGTGGAACTCAAGTACGTGCGTGCCGCTATCGGCATTTTGCGCGACCCGGTCCGCAGCAAGAAACTCGGCGGATACTTCTATATCAATTTCGGTAACCGCGATTTCGAAAAGTTTGATGAGTAG
- a CDS encoding GH36-type glycosyl hydrolase domain-containing protein: MATKTVKKSAAKKAPAKKTAKVAAPKYGYFDDAAKEYVLTTPATPIKWCNYVGTLNFGGIVDTTGGTLVCKGDPALNRITKYIAQMPCSDFKASTIYIRIKDGKNYKIFSPFYVPTLVKLDKWECHVGLSYMRWIAEVYGLRVQVTIFVPTGSNTLLQDIQVTNIAGGSKEVDIIPVYEFSHFEAEKQLTNADWVPQTMTLKGHWEKDGHVVLEQYAYMKRDYAVNYVTADCKVGSFDGDRRVFLGQNEMGSWANPLSLQNKELANSECDRGDNIAALMIHAGKIAAKKTFRTCTQLGQEQSLKVAAKAIKKYRDLKNVDKAFEELAKFWENYLSTIQVKTPDASFNTMVNVHNPRQCHTTKNWSRYLSLYQLGYGTSRGIGYRDSTQDLMGVMSHMPEEALVLTKNLISVQRPEGNAMHQYAPLALAEDTGNEANAGDSREKAGVLDANGNPAYADWYGDDHLWIVLTVATYLKETGKMDLLNEEIPFYVAGKKHAERPTGTVLEHLKRALKFTREHLGQHNLPLLGFADWNDCMNLPLGAESTFNTALYAKALLEMMGIEEALGDKEAVEMYKGWYEDVKKAFNDSAWDGKWWTRWFDKDGNGYGVSSAKYGKIYCNGQSWPVIAGIAFGDRAVQGMDSLNKLLNTKYGVKSSTPGYRGFEPAVGGISTYPPGAKENGGIFLHTNPWVMIAETILGRGDNAFQYYNQINPASKNGILDVFESEPYCYPQNILGDEHKQFGMGRNAWLSGTSTWTYQAATQFILGIRASFNGLVVDPCIPSAWAGFEATRKFRGATYQITVKNPDHVCKGVAKMVVDGQEIDSNVAPIFTKGIHKVEVTLG, from the coding sequence ATGGCTACAAAAACAGTGAAGAAGAGCGCTGCAAAGAAGGCCCCGGCAAAGAAGACCGCTAAGGTCGCTGCCCCGAAGTATGGCTACTTTGATGACGCTGCAAAAGAATACGTGCTCACCACCCCGGCTACCCCGATCAAGTGGTGCAACTACGTCGGTACTCTCAACTTCGGCGGTATCGTCGATACGACCGGCGGCACTCTCGTTTGCAAAGGCGACCCGGCTCTCAACCGTATCACCAAGTACATTGCACAGATGCCGTGCTCTGACTTCAAGGCCAGCACTATCTACATCCGTATCAAGGATGGCAAGAACTACAAGATTTTCTCCCCGTTCTACGTTCCGACTCTCGTCAAGCTCGACAAGTGGGAATGCCACGTGGGTCTTTCCTACATGCGCTGGATTGCCGAAGTTTACGGCCTCCGCGTTCAGGTCACGATTTTCGTCCCGACGGGCTCCAACACTCTCCTCCAGGACATCCAGGTGACGAACATCGCCGGTGGTTCTAAGGAAGTGGACATTATCCCGGTTTATGAATTCAGCCACTTCGAAGCTGAAAAGCAGCTCACGAACGCTGACTGGGTTCCGCAGACCATGACCCTCAAGGGCCACTGGGAAAAGGATGGCCACGTCGTTTTGGAACAGTACGCTTACATGAAGCGCGACTACGCCGTGAACTACGTTACTGCTGACTGCAAGGTTGGTTCCTTCGATGGTGACCGCCGCGTATTCCTCGGCCAGAACGAAATGGGTTCCTGGGCAAATCCGCTCAGCCTCCAGAACAAGGAACTTGCTAATAGCGAATGCGACCGTGGCGACAACATTGCCGCTCTCATGATCCACGCTGGCAAGATCGCTGCCAAGAAGACTTTCCGTACCTGCACCCAGCTCGGTCAGGAACAGAGCCTCAAGGTTGCTGCCAAGGCTATCAAGAAGTACCGCGATCTCAAGAACGTGGACAAGGCTTTCGAAGAACTCGCAAAGTTCTGGGAAAACTACCTCTCCACGATCCAGGTCAAGACCCCGGATGCTTCCTTCAACACGATGGTGAACGTACACAACCCGCGTCAGTGCCACACCACCAAGAACTGGAGCCGCTACCTGTCCCTCTATCAGTTGGGCTACGGCACCAGCCGCGGTATCGGTTACCGTGACTCTACTCAGGATCTCATGGGCGTCATGAGCCACATGCCTGAAGAAGCTCTCGTTCTCACCAAGAACCTCATCTCCGTGCAGCGTCCGGAAGGTAACGCTATGCACCAGTACGCTCCGCTCGCCCTTGCTGAAGACACGGGTAACGAAGCTAACGCCGGTGACTCCCGCGAAAAGGCTGGCGTTCTCGACGCTAATGGCAATCCGGCATACGCTGACTGGTATGGCGATGACCACCTCTGGATCGTCCTCACTGTCGCTACTTACCTCAAGGAAACTGGCAAGATGGACCTCCTCAACGAAGAAATTCCGTTCTACGTTGCAGGCAAGAAGCATGCTGAACGTCCGACAGGCACTGTCCTCGAACACTTGAAGCGCGCTCTCAAGTTCACTCGCGAACACCTTGGTCAGCACAACCTTCCGCTCCTCGGCTTTGCCGACTGGAACGACTGCATGAACCTCCCGCTCGGTGCAGAATCTACGTTCAACACTGCTTTGTACGCAAAGGCTTTGCTCGAAATGATGGGCATTGAAGAAGCTCTCGGCGACAAGGAAGCCGTTGAAATGTACAAGGGCTGGTACGAAGATGTCAAGAAGGCATTCAACGACAGCGCTTGGGATGGCAAGTGGTGGACTCGTTGGTTTGACAAGGACGGCAACGGCTACGGCGTTTCCTCTGCCAAGTACGGCAAGATTTACTGCAACGGCCAGTCCTGGCCGGTCATCGCTGGCATCGCTTTCGGCGACCGTGCAGTGCAGGGCATGGACAGCTTGAACAAGCTCCTCAACACCAAGTACGGCGTGAAGAGCTCTACTCCGGGTTACCGTGGCTTTGAACCGGCTGTCGGTGGCATTTCCACCTATCCTCCTGGAGCAAAGGAAAACGGCGGTATCTTCCTCCACACGAACCCGTGGGTGATGATCGCCGAAACGATCCTCGGCCGTGGCGACAACGCATTCCAGTACTACAACCAGATCAACCCGGCTTCCAAGAACGGCATCCTTGACGTGTTTGAATCTGAACCGTACTGCTATCCGCAGAACATCCTCGGTGACGAACACAAGCAGTTTGGTATGGGCCGTAACGCATGGCTCTCCGGTACTTCTACTTGGACATACCAGGCTGCAACGCAGTTCATCCTCGGTATCCGCGCAAGCTTCAACGGTCTCGTTGTTGATCCTTGCATCCCGAGCGCATGGGCTGGCTTCGAAGCTACCCGTAAGTTCCGCGGTGCTACCTACCAGATTACTGTGAAGAACCCGGATCACGTCTGCAAGGGCGTCGCAAAGATGGTTGTTGACGGTCAGGAAATCGATTCCAACGTCGCTCCGATCTTTACGAAGGGTATCCACAAGGTTGAGGTAACATTGGGTTAA
- a CDS encoding PAS domain-containing protein gives MMNSIDWSVGWCYVCTVLLLLLIATILLLLDYWKRQRLYTLFAGNLGEFIVVLSDKFEFISSMPQFMSDPLFDNLSKDRLFRDILPPKDWARLKLYFDDIDKHPEMPFMFSYKRDDGSMLWFEMRCQHQRLSMDESRYICLIKNISNTVENQHRLDEAETKLKSLLRNTGDFLWKFDFESRQLFLQTPMMDDDYRDVPRSGGIANIETLMPEDDFKLLERVMNECMMKAGGQAAYDDKGHLLDEQSQLNRLANEDARFGTLKIRCWNSEKNLVWYDFRGHLAPDDEDRIVMIGSARRVETSPEIPFLMKSGVEESLINSLFNFPNIGIFWVDRNFTILGCNNAFATDSGFAKTDEVVNQSLKDVISVKYLPYYDSMIKDVFDNGSAKSWKGKFADSDWITTINVVPMLKSLLKSGYTVSRVLCVYMRISG, from the coding sequence ATGATGAACTCTATTGATTGGTCTGTGGGCTGGTGCTATGTCTGCACCGTGCTCTTGCTTTTGCTGATTGCCACCATTTTGCTATTGCTCGACTATTGGAAAAGGCAACGGCTTTATACGCTTTTTGCGGGCAACCTCGGTGAGTTCATCGTCGTACTTTCTGACAAGTTTGAATTCATCAGTTCAATGCCGCAGTTCATGTCAGACCCGCTCTTTGACAACTTAAGCAAAGACCGCCTGTTCCGCGACATCTTGCCACCCAAAGACTGGGCTCGACTCAAACTCTACTTTGACGATATTGACAAGCACCCCGAAATGCCGTTCATGTTCTCGTACAAGCGAGACGATGGCTCAATGCTTTGGTTTGAAATGCGATGCCAACACCAACGCCTTTCAATGGACGAATCGCGTTATATTTGCTTGATTAAAAACATTTCAAACACCGTTGAAAACCAGCATCGCCTGGATGAAGCCGAAACAAAGCTCAAATCTTTGCTTCGCAATACCGGTGACTTCCTCTGGAAATTTGATTTTGAAAGCCGCCAGCTCTTTTTACAAACTCCCATGATGGACGATGACTACAGAGACGTTCCGCGTTCAGGGGGTATCGCCAACATTGAAACGCTCATGCCCGAAGACGACTTCAAACTGCTTGAACGAGTCATGAACGAATGCATGATGAAAGCAGGTGGACAAGCAGCCTACGACGACAAAGGACATTTGCTTGATGAACAAAGCCAGCTGAACCGCCTTGCCAACGAAGATGCCCGCTTCGGCACACTCAAGATTCGTTGCTGGAACAGCGAAAAGAACCTCGTGTGGTACGACTTCCGCGGACACCTCGCTCCCGATGACGAAGACCGAATTGTCATGATTGGTTCTGCACGCCGCGTCGAAACATCGCCTGAAATTCCATTCCTCATGAAGAGCGGTGTTGAGGAATCTCTGATAAATTCACTTTTCAATTTCCCGAACATCGGTATTTTCTGGGTTGACCGCAACTTCACCATTCTCGGATGCAACAACGCTTTCGCCACAGATTCTGGCTTTGCCAAAACGGACGAAGTCGTGAATCAATCTTTGAAAGATGTCATCTCAGTCAAGTACCTCCCCTATTACGATTCCATGATCAAGGACGTATTCGACAACGGTTCAGCCAAAAGCTGGAAAGGCAAATTTGCCGATAGTGACTGGATTACAACAATCAACGTTGTACCGATGCTCAAATCGCTCCTCAAGTCCGGCTATACCGTAAGCCGCGTACTGTGCGTCTACATGCGAATCTCGGGATAA
- a CDS encoding proline--tRNA ligase, whose amino-acid sequence MKLSKYFYVTLRETPSDATMPSHIFLMRGGYIKPVSTGIYSMMPIGYRVIQKIVNIIREEMNKIGGIEVDLPVVQTAELWSESGRYQAIGEELLRFKDRNNHNMVLAMTHEEAMTDLVRYVLNSYKQLPVMLYQFKTKYRDEARARGGLIRVREFLMKDAYSFHTSQEDLDRHYQEEYDAYLRIYRRVGIEPVVVQSDTGIMGGKVAHEFMLDTPNGEDYLILCKKCGYQANREIAKFQRVPFKGDENAALEKVATPNSESIEEITKFLNVPAESTAKCVFFDFEGKLITVVVPGNLDVSEIKLHNLLKAKELYPAEDSLIKSCGMVPGFASPINSHDTRIIVDEAIADSFDLVTGANEEGFHFKHCNPKRDFPKFEVADIAEASEVCKCPCCGELLTETRGIEMGNIFKLGTKFSESMGAKFLTAEKTTAPAIMGCYGIGVGRLMASVVENSHDDFGPIWPKSIAPFQVEIVPIGKEAELMELAEKFEKELEAAGIDVLVDDRDERPGVKFKDADLWGSPVRIAIGKKGLANGEVEWKFRNEKQFTMVKVEDVIAKAKEYFAE is encoded by the coding sequence ATGAAACTCTCCAAGTACTTTTACGTCACGCTCCGCGAAACGCCGAGCGATGCCACCATGCCCTCCCACATCTTCCTCATGCGCGGCGGCTATATCAAGCCTGTTTCTACCGGTATCTATTCCATGATGCCGATCGGTTACCGCGTCATCCAGAAGATCGTAAACATCATCCGCGAAGAAATGAACAAGATTGGCGGTATCGAAGTGGACTTGCCGGTGGTGCAGACCGCTGAACTTTGGAGCGAATCTGGCCGTTACCAGGCTATTGGCGAAGAACTCCTCCGCTTCAAGGACCGCAACAACCACAACATGGTGCTCGCCATGACGCACGAAGAAGCCATGACCGACCTCGTGCGCTACGTGCTCAACAGCTACAAGCAGCTCCCGGTGATGCTCTACCAGTTCAAGACCAAGTACCGTGACGAAGCTCGTGCTCGCGGCGGTCTTATCCGCGTCCGCGAATTTTTGATGAAGGATGCTTACAGTTTCCACACCAGCCAGGAAGACCTCGACCGTCACTACCAGGAAGAATACGACGCCTACCTCCGCATCTACCGTCGCGTGGGCATTGAACCGGTGGTGGTGCAGAGTGATACGGGGATCATGGGCGGTAAGGTCGCTCACGAATTCATGCTCGACACTCCGAACGGTGAAGACTACTTGATTCTCTGCAAGAAGTGCGGCTACCAGGCCAACCGCGAAATCGCGAAGTTCCAGCGCGTGCCGTTCAAGGGCGACGAGAACGCAGCCCTCGAAAAGGTTGCAACGCCGAACAGCGAAAGCATCGAAGAAATCACCAAGTTCCTGAACGTTCCGGCAGAATCTACTGCCAAGTGCGTGTTCTTCGACTTCGAAGGCAAGCTCATCACGGTCGTGGTTCCGGGCAACCTCGACGTTTCCGAAATCAAGCTCCACAACCTCTTGAAGGCCAAGGAACTCTATCCGGCCGAAGACAGCCTCATCAAATCTTGCGGCATGGTTCCGGGCTTTGCATCCCCGATCAATTCTCACGATACGCGCATCATCGTGGACGAAGCCATCGCAGATTCCTTCGATCTCGTCACGGGCGCAAACGAAGAAGGCTTCCACTTCAAGCATTGCAACCCGAAGCGCGACTTCCCGAAGTTCGAAGTGGCGGACATCGCAGAAGCTTCCGAAGTCTGCAAGTGTCCCTGCTGCGGTGAACTCCTCACCGAAACACGCGGCATCGAAATGGGTAATATCTTCAAGCTCGGCACCAAGTTCTCTGAATCCATGGGCGCTAAGTTCCTCACCGCAGAAAAGACGACCGCTCCGGCCATTATGGGCTGCTACGGCATCGGCGTGGGCCGCTTGATGGCATCCGTCGTGGAAAACAGCCACGATGACTTCGGACCGATTTGGCCCAAGTCCATCGCTCCGTTCCAAGTGGAAATCGTACCGATCGGCAAGGAAGCAGAACTCATGGAACTTGCAGAAAAGTTCGAAAAGGAACTCGAAGCTGCCGGCATCGACGTGCTCGTCGACGATCGCGACGAACGTCCGGGCGTGAAGTTCAAGGACGCTGACCTCTGGGGTTCTCCGGTGCGTATCGCCATCGGCAAGAAGGGCCTCGCAAACGGCGAAGTTGAATGGAAGTTCCGCAACGAAAAGCAGTTCACCATGGTCAAGGTCGAAGACGTTATCGCCAAGGCCAAGGAATACTTTGCCGAGTAG
- a CDS encoding DUF2914 domain-containing protein, whose amino-acid sequence MEFLNHLREKAAVKKIEKFIPAIAFLGGFSWDSMTIGHKVYGRDLILLSFYYLIALVSIFFIATKSVVNEDDKTEIESSFFSRILNHEWPSSWIDRLTWAVQFCFGNLYSALVICYFKSSGSIASFTIVLFLVALLIGNEFLKQKYEKFGVSLAFFCLLGTMFFNFLIPHLAHEMGAFWFFLSTIISAGICYLLWFKSERHKRTLVAPISISVVLSVAYIVNWIPPVPLIVKQQVVCKNFDNETYSCDADRLNFWQRNGFSKATIHKDEGDEVYFMSSVYGPAELKAPVEFRWYYEEPSTGKFKLTDKISSSRMVIRGGRDAGYRSYSKKKNIPTGDYRVETAYKDGAVIGSTSFKVLEGMPKNGFVRDSLR is encoded by the coding sequence ATGGAATTTTTAAACCATTTGCGGGAAAAAGCCGCAGTGAAAAAAATTGAAAAGTTCATCCCGGCGATTGCTTTTTTGGGCGGGTTCAGCTGGGATTCTATGACCATAGGACACAAAGTTTACGGAAGGGACTTAATCCTGTTGTCGTTCTATTATTTGATTGCTCTAGTCTCGATATTTTTCATTGCGACAAAAAGCGTTGTTAATGAAGATGATAAAACCGAAATTGAATCATCTTTTTTCAGCAGGATTTTAAATCACGAATGGCCTTCGTCTTGGATTGACCGATTGACCTGGGCTGTACAGTTTTGCTTTGGCAACCTTTATAGTGCGCTAGTTATTTGCTATTTCAAAAGCTCCGGATCCATTGCGTCTTTTACCATCGTTTTATTCCTAGTTGCGCTCCTTATCGGTAACGAATTTCTGAAACAGAAATATGAAAAGTTTGGAGTCAGCCTTGCGTTCTTTTGTCTGCTCGGAACGATGTTCTTCAATTTTTTAATCCCGCACTTGGCTCACGAGATGGGGGCTTTCTGGTTCTTTTTAAGCACAATCATTTCAGCGGGAATATGTTACTTACTTTGGTTTAAATCAGAGCGCCATAAGAGAACTCTTGTTGCGCCTATTTCCATAAGTGTCGTCTTATCCGTTGCGTATATTGTCAATTGGATTCCTCCGGTGCCACTAATTGTGAAACAACAAGTTGTGTGTAAAAATTTTGACAACGAAACATACTCGTGTGATGCGGATCGGCTCAATTTTTGGCAACGAAATGGATTCTCTAAGGCGACTATCCATAAAGACGAGGGTGACGAAGTTTATTTTATGTCCTCTGTTTATGGACCGGCAGAACTCAAGGCCCCTGTTGAATTCCGATGGTACTACGAGGAACCGTCCACAGGAAAGTTTAAATTGACGGACAAGATTTCGTCAAGCAGGATGGTCATTCGCGGTGGGCGAGATGCTGGCTATCGCAGCTATTCAAAAAAGAAAAATATCCCGACGGGGGATTATCGCGTAGAAACAGCATATAAAGATGGAGCTGTTATCGGCTCAACTTCGTTTAAAGTACTCGAAGGAATGCCTAAAAATGGTTTTGTCCGTGATTCCCTACGCTAA